The following are from one region of the Arachis duranensis cultivar V14167 chromosome 10, aradu.V14167.gnm2.J7QH, whole genome shotgun sequence genome:
- the LOC107468647 gene encoding uncharacterized protein LOC107468647, which produces MKTWRQFIGLCIYLLVWSSFISSPIVDSANSNFNSGNERTFHPVKKFVMQSYFDRHIELHDSVFDNFISQEDNVGLCQVLPENHDFVPRLSVLKRDLIGEGSHRHVSTLLKFQSQQLESSSQLLSSSCDFIIIERLPTGVFADPFELQRLVQRGVFNDVDVFGDTNLELPSFLSNRSAVEIHLVVDPNKFLEPTDINIELPLHARYQPLNESGYSTVELGMPDILVRCSTKERSENQNYFFKLTNNDADVMYEADVLWRIPSGKKAHSNLVFVITFSVALLSTLVIFLSSLEYSKSRVRKDSKQS; this is translated from the exons ATGAAGACTTGGAGGCAATTTATTGGACTGTGTATATATTTGTTGGTGTGGAGTTCATTTATATCATCTCCT ATTGTGGATTCTGCAAATTCAAACTTCAACAGTGGAAATGAAAGAACCTTTCATCCCGTCAAGAAATTTGTGATGCAATCTTATTTTGACAGGCACATAGAATTACATGATTCagtttttgataattttatatctCAAGAAGACAATGTTGGTTTGTGTCAAGTGCTTCCAGAAAACCATGATTTTGTGCCAAGATTGTCAGTTCTGAAGCGAGATCTTATTGGCGAAGGTTCTCATCGTCATGTGTCTACGTTACTAAAATTTCAATCTCAGCAATTAGAGTCTTCGTCCCAACTTCTAAGCTCCTCGTGTGACTTCATAATTATTGAAAGACTACCTACCGGGGTTTTTGCTGATCCATTTGAACTACAGCGACTTGTTCAGCGTGGTG TCTTCAATGATGTTGATGTCTTTGGTGATACAAATCTGGAACTTCCTTCCTTCTTGTCTAATCGTTCTGCTGTTGAAATACATTTGGTTgttgacccaaataaatttctagaGCCAACTGATATCAACATTGAGCTTCCATTGCATGCGCGATATCAA CCTCTAAATGAAAGTGGCTACTCCACAGTTGAACTTGGTATGCCTGATATTCTGGTGCGCTGCAGCACAAAGGAAAGGtcagaaaatcaaaattatttctTCAAATTGACCAACAATGATGCTGATGTTATGTATGAAGCTGATGTTCTTTGGAGAATTCCTTCTGGGAAAAAGGCACATTCTAACCTAGTCTTTGTCATTACATTTAGTGTAGCCTTGTTATCAACTCTTGTAATTTTTCTCTCGTCATTAGAATATTCTAAGAGCAGAGTGAGAAAAGATTCCAAGCAATCTTAG